In Trifolium pratense cultivar HEN17-A07 linkage group LG7, ARS_RC_1.1, whole genome shotgun sequence, a genomic segment contains:
- the LOC123894156 gene encoding inorganic pyrophosphatase 2-like translates to MANTIVVFDFDKTIVECDSDNWVVDELGFNGLFNELFPTMPWNNLMDRMMMELHSHGKTIEDIVQVLKRIPINPRIIPSIKAAYALGCDLRVVSDANNLFIDTILEHFGIRECFSEINTNPGYVDEEGRLRILPYHDLNKPPHKCNLCPANMCKGLIINRIQDSLSCEENKRFIYLGDGSGDYCPSLRLKEKDFVMPRKNFPVWDLICKDPSLVKAKIYEWSDGEEQERVLHQLINKISLEENVQCISTEFKMQIPSFKAHEALPKALSIKI, encoded by the exons ATGGCAAATACTATAGTGGTTTTTGATTTCGACAAAACCATTGTCGAATGTGACAGTGATAACTGGGTTGTTGATGAGTTGGGTTTCAATGGTTTGTTCAATGAACTATTTCCCACTATGCCATGGAACAATCTCATG GATAGGATGATGATGGAGCTTCATTCTCATGGAAAAACCATTGAAGATATTGTGCAAGTTTTGAAGAGGATTCCTATAAACCCTAGAATAATCCCTTCCATTAAAGCAGCATATGCTTTAgg gtGTGATTTGAGGGTTGTAAGTGATGCAAACAATCTTTTCATTGATACAATTCTTGAGCATTTTGGAATTAGGGAATGTTTCTCTGAGATTAACACTAATCCAGGATATGTTGATGAGGAAGGAAGGTTGAGAATTTTGCCTTACCATGATCTCAATAAGCCTCCTCACAAATGTAATTTGTGCCCTGCAAACATGTGCAAG GGTCTAATCATAAATAGAATCCAAGACTCTCTATCATGTGAGGAGAATAAAAGATTTATCTATCTTGGTGATGGTAGTGGAGATTATTGTCCAAGCTTAAGGCTTAAAGAAAAAGATTTTGTGATGCCAAGGAAGAATTTTCCTGTGTGGGACTTAATTTGCAAAGATCCTTCACTTGTTAAAGCTAAAATTTATGAATGGAGTGAtggtgaagaacaagaaagggTTTTGCATCAATTAATCAACAAAATTTCATTGGAAGAAAATGTTCAATGCATTTCAACTGAATTTAAGATGCAGATTCCATCATTCAAGGCTCATGAGGCTTTACCTAAAGCTCTATCTATTAAGATATAA
- the LOC123894155 gene encoding inorganic pyrophosphatase 2-like, which produces MAGVIVIFDFDSTIIECDSDNWVLDEFGLTEKFYQLLPNMLWNPLMDKMMNELHSQGKKIEEIVEVLNRTPIHPRIIPAIEAAYSLGCELRIVSDANSFFIETILKHHGVLNCFSKITANPSYVNEEGRLIICPYHDYLKSSHGCNLCPPNMCKGLVMERLQNSLEDEGKKKIIYLGDGNADFCPSLKLKESDYLMPRMNFALSDLVSKNSNDIKANVHDWMDGEELENVLLHIINKANNIGKENNIVGPKIISNDCKLGTVSIDAHKIFPEAIAVPL; this is translated from the exons ATGGCTGGTGTTATAGTGATTTTTGACTTTGACTCAACAATCATTGAATGTGACAGTGATAATTGGGTTCTTGATGAGTTTGGCTTAACCGAAAAATTCTATCAACTTCTTCCTAACATGCTTTGGAATCCTCTCATG GACAAGATGATGAATGAACTTCATTcacaaggaaaaaaaattgaagaaatagTAGAAGTTCTTAATAGGACTCCAATTCATCCACGCATTATCCCTGCCATTGAAGCTGCTTATTCCCTTGG GTGTGAGCTAAGGATTGTGAGTGATGCAAATAGTTTCTTTATTGAAACAATTTTGAAGCATCATGGGGTGCTGAATTGTTTCTCAAAAATCACTGCAAACCCAAGTTATGTTAATGAAGAAGGGAGGCTCATAATTTGTCCCTACCATGATTATCTAAAATCTTCTCATGGATGTAACCTTTGTCCACCAAATATGTGCAAG GGATTGGTGATGGAAAGGTTACAAAATTCACTTGAGGATGAAGGaaagaagaaaattatttacttagGAGATGGAAATGCAGATTTTTGTCCTAGTTTAAAGCTCAAAGAGAGTGATTATTTGATGCCTAGAATGAACTTTGCATTAAGTGATTTAGTATCTAAAAATTCTAATGACATAAAGGCAAATGTACATGATTGGATGGATGGGGAAGAGCTTGAAAATGTTCTACTTCATATCATCAACAAAGCTAATAACATTGGTAAAGAAAACAACATTGTTGGTCCAAAAATAATCTCAAATGATTGCAAATTGGGGACAGTTTCAATTGATGCTCATAAGATTTTCCCCGAAGCCATCGCAGTTCCTCTTTGA